Proteins from a genomic interval of Gemmatimonadaceae bacterium:
- a CDS encoding carboxypeptidase-like regulatory domain-containing protein gives MLALAIALWAAPMFAQRTPAGFGRIAGVVVDTTGNPMANATVLLLGERRQVRTRDDGTFLLDSVKTGAVRITARAIGYVSVGIDLFVRADSTSSTRLELLQFAVVLPAMTSVASELGLSGIVGDTTYRAILGAKVQVLGTGLVAFTDSLGQFRLPLKPGSYMVRIEAKGFRGQAVGVSIAPDAGRKITALLPEMRRMDAIEIMRQWNLGNLHERLLVASAVYNKVFTRDDLRRLGIDDPVRILAQLTAQPLDPDVCVKINGGPAWAPLWSIPIDDIEFLEANIARPARNTRTSLNGMTPRGNGGSGMTCPYIAWLRQ, from the coding sequence ATGCTCGCGCTCGCGATCGCGCTGTGGGCTGCGCCGATGTTCGCCCAGCGGACACCGGCGGGATTCGGTCGCATCGCCGGCGTCGTCGTGGACACCACCGGCAACCCCATGGCGAACGCGACGGTCCTCCTGCTCGGCGAACGTCGTCAGGTGCGGACCCGCGACGACGGCACGTTCCTCCTCGATAGCGTCAAGACGGGCGCCGTCCGCATCACGGCCCGCGCGATCGGCTACGTCTCCGTTGGTATCGATCTCTTCGTGCGCGCCGATTCCACGTCTTCGACACGCCTCGAATTGCTGCAGTTCGCCGTGGTCCTTCCGGCGATGACCAGCGTGGCCAGCGAGCTCGGCCTGTCCGGCATCGTGGGAGACACCACGTATCGCGCCATTCTCGGCGCCAAGGTGCAAGTGCTGGGCACCGGATTGGTGGCGTTCACCGATTCGCTCGGGCAGTTTCGCTTGCCGCTGAAGCCCGGCAGCTACATGGTGCGCATCGAGGCGAAGGGATTCCGCGGACAGGCCGTGGGCGTCAGCATCGCGCCCGACGCGGGTCGCAAGATCACCGCGCTGCTCCCGGAGATGCGCCGCATGGACGCGATCGAGATCATGCGTCAGTGGAATCTTGGCAACCTCCATGAGCGCCTGCTCGTGGCCAGCGCCGTGTACAACAAGGTGTTCACGCGCGACGATCTTCGCCGCCTGGGCATCGACGATCCGGTGCGCATTCTCGCGCAGCTGACGGCTCAACCGCTCGATCCGGACGTCTGTGTGAAGATCAACGGCGGTCCGGCCTGGGCGCCGCTCTGGAGCATTCCGATCGATGACATCGAGTTTCTGGAGGCGAACATCGCCCGCCCGGCGCGCAACACGCGCACGTCGCTCAACGGTATGACGCCGCGTGGAAACGGGGGCAGTGGCATGACCTGCCCCTATATCGCCTGGCTGCGGCAGTAA
- a CDS encoding O-acetylhomoserine aminocarboxypropyltransferase/cysteine synthase translates to MSATPTHANSLSFDRPLADDTLALHVGQEAADSATGARAVPIYATSSFVFDSPEHAADLFGLKAFGNIYTRINNPTTDVFEKRIAALEGGVAAVAVASGQAAQTLAILNLAEAGQNIVASQSLYGGTVALFTHTLPRLGIRTRFVDVHDLKAVAAAIDENTRAVYVETVGNPALDVPDLEALARLAHEFSLPLVVDNTFAPLLSKPIQHGADIVLHSATKWIGGHGTSIGGVIVDAGRFDWGATARFRKFYADPEPAYHGLRFSEAFGNVGGANIAFAVRLRVLLLRDIGAALSPFNSFLFLQGLETLPLRIRQHSANTLRVAEFLAAHPAVSWVKYPGLSTHATHGNATRYLTGGFGGVLTFGVRGGEAAARRFIKETKLFSLLANVGDAKSLVIHPWTTTHEQLTESERTAAGVTPDLVRLSVGLEDADDLIADLSRALAAAVATDSTRTTAAGPQRTTSAA, encoded by the coding sequence ATGTCTGCTACCCCCACGCACGCGAATTCGCTGTCGTTCGACCGTCCGCTCGCGGATGACACGCTGGCCCTGCATGTGGGCCAGGAGGCCGCCGATAGCGCCACCGGCGCGCGCGCCGTGCCGATCTACGCCACCAGCTCGTTCGTGTTCGACAGCCCCGAACACGCCGCCGATCTCTTCGGTCTCAAGGCGTTCGGCAACATTTACACCCGCATCAACAACCCCACGACCGACGTCTTCGAGAAGCGCATCGCCGCACTCGAAGGCGGGGTGGCCGCGGTGGCCGTTGCCAGCGGTCAGGCGGCGCAGACGCTCGCCATTCTGAACCTCGCCGAAGCGGGGCAGAACATCGTGGCGTCGCAGTCGCTCTATGGCGGTACGGTGGCGCTCTTCACGCACACCCTGCCCCGCCTCGGGATCCGCACACGCTTCGTGGACGTGCACGATCTCAAAGCCGTGGCGGCCGCGATCGACGAGAACACGCGCGCGGTGTACGTGGAGACGGTGGGCAATCCGGCGCTCGACGTGCCGGACCTCGAAGCACTGGCTCGCCTCGCGCATGAGTTCAGTCTGCCGCTCGTGGTGGACAACACGTTCGCGCCGCTGCTCTCCAAGCCCATTCAGCATGGCGCGGACATCGTGCTTCACAGCGCAACCAAGTGGATCGGCGGCCACGGGACGAGCATCGGCGGCGTCATCGTCGACGCCGGGCGCTTCGACTGGGGCGCCACGGCGCGCTTTCGCAAGTTCTACGCGGACCCGGAGCCGGCGTATCATGGCCTCCGGTTCAGCGAGGCGTTCGGCAACGTGGGCGGCGCCAACATCGCCTTCGCGGTGCGGCTGCGCGTGCTCCTGCTGCGCGATATCGGCGCCGCGCTCTCGCCGTTCAACAGCTTCCTGTTCCTGCAGGGGCTCGAGACGCTGCCGCTCCGGATTCGCCAGCACAGCGCGAACACGCTGCGCGTCGCCGAGTTCCTCGCGGCGCATCCGGCGGTGTCGTGGGTGAAGTATCCCGGGTTGTCCACGCACGCCACGCATGGCAATGCGACCCGATATCTCACCGGCGGCTTTGGCGGCGTGCTCACCTTTGGCGTGCGTGGCGGTGAAGCGGCGGCGCGGCGCTTCATCAAGGAAACGAAGCTGTTCTCGCTCCTCGCCAACGTGGGCGACGCCAAGAGCCTCGTGATTCACCCGTGGACCACGACGCACGAGCAGCTCACCGAAAGCGAACGGACGGCAGCCGGTGTCACCCCCGACCTGGTACGCCTGTCGGTGGGCCTCGAAGACGCCGATGATCTGATTGCCGACCTGTCACGTGCGCTGGCCGCCGCGGTCGCCACCGATTCCACCCGCACCACCGCTGCCGGTCCGCAGCGTACGACGAGCGCCGCATGA
- a CDS encoding beta-lactamase family protein, which yields MIAISTLFALLLQVPDSAAFARAANYAASTDGQAVLVMHRGRTVYETYMAGGSASKRSGLASGSKSFVGVAALAAVADGKLNLDRPVGDYLPEWRNDPAKQRITVRQVLSLESGMQSGNPGTGCGGPGKTWTDAINAGTFAAPGEQFRYGPYPFIVGGAVIEKVTGERFEDYLERRILKPLGIRVDWVLKCGDGKPQLAGGASTTARDWAVFGEFVRRDGEYNGRRILPPGLVRELYQPSGANPNYGMSWWLVGAALQRNPAMGIEQADGGGIGGGRMGGAGGKGRAGGRAGGLGGRLGALRRARAARRGGGGGGEEGSRIGTGPGAPMPAWMPADLFMAAGMGKQRLYVIPSMELIVVRMGPITGGRQFTDLAFLEALLGPRVGGASRLR from the coding sequence ATGATTGCCATTTCCACTCTCTTTGCGCTGCTGCTGCAGGTGCCGGACTCGGCGGCGTTTGCGCGGGCGGCGAACTATGCGGCGTCCACCGATGGGCAGGCCGTCCTCGTGATGCATCGGGGGCGCACTGTGTACGAGACCTACATGGCCGGCGGGAGCGCGTCGAAGCGCTCCGGGCTCGCCAGTGGAAGCAAGAGCTTTGTCGGCGTCGCCGCGCTCGCGGCGGTGGCTGATGGGAAGCTCAATCTGGATCGGCCGGTCGGCGACTATCTCCCCGAATGGCGGAACGATCCGGCGAAGCAGCGCATCACCGTGCGGCAGGTGCTCTCGCTCGAAAGCGGGATGCAGAGCGGCAACCCCGGCACAGGGTGCGGCGGCCCGGGCAAGACGTGGACTGATGCGATCAACGCGGGCACGTTTGCCGCGCCGGGGGAACAGTTCCGCTATGGCCCGTATCCGTTCATCGTGGGCGGCGCGGTGATCGAGAAGGTCACCGGTGAGCGCTTTGAGGACTACCTCGAGCGGCGCATTCTCAAGCCGCTCGGAATCCGTGTGGACTGGGTGCTCAAGTGCGGCGACGGCAAGCCGCAGCTGGCGGGTGGCGCCAGCACGACGGCGCGCGACTGGGCGGTGTTCGGCGAGTTCGTCCGGCGCGATGGCGAGTACAACGGACGCCGTATCCTCCCGCCAGGACTGGTGCGCGAGCTCTATCAGCCATCGGGCGCCAATCCGAACTACGGCATGAGCTGGTGGCTCGTGGGGGCGGCGCTGCAACGCAATCCGGCCATGGGCATTGAGCAGGCCGATGGCGGCGGAATCGGAGGTGGCCGCATGGGCGGGGCCGGTGGAAAAGGCCGCGCCGGTGGCCGCGCGGGTGGCCTCGGCGGCCGCCTCGGGGCGTTACGGCGCGCCCGGGCAGCCCGCCGTGGCGGCGGCGGTGGCGGCGAGGAGGGCAGCCGCATTGGCACCGGGCCGGGCGCGCCAATGCCCGCGTGGATGCCCGCGGACCTCTTCATGGCCGCCGGGATGGGCAAGCAGCGCCTCTACGTGATCCCCTCGATGGAGCTGATCGTGGTGCGGATGGGGCCCATCACGGGCGGGCGGCAGTTCACCGATCTCGCGTTCCTCGAGGCCCTCCTCGGGCCGCGGGTTGGAGGGGCGTCCCGGCTCCGGTAA
- a CDS encoding homoserine dehydrogenase has product MSTVPPSLLSPRATRAAVRPPVAASARVSTPAWPVHDAVTTLRGITLESGERLEQISVHYRLEGTLNAARDNVVLVVHALTGTTRASEWWKGVIGEGAAIDPTKHAILCPNLLGGCDGTTGPSNHDPDALPPFSTRDQAAVLAQLLDALDIDTPLLICGGSLGGMVTLEFAASFPDRVRGAVALAAPAAQTAQGLAWNAIMRRALALGGAHEGLALARMVGMLSYRTPEGLERRFGRTKGDAGGFRVNEWLDIHGEKLVARFDATSYGALIDAMDTHDIGRGRGGISAALAPVRDRLTGVGIPGDLLYPAESVREWTNAANAAYADLPSIHGHDAFLLETERVARILASAVAAAEARPVRRQRPAVALANATAHANATATPARNAVITPRKTLRIALAGCGHVGGALLDLLREREGSDVDVQVQRVLVRDPARERPALRAAVESHLTSATACITDPDALLGDDVDLLVEVIGGTTTAAGLVETALRRGIRVVTANKALLGERGAELVALAAAHQTRLDFEGAVCGAIPIVRCVRNGAAGVGITKVSGILNGTSNFVLEQITAGASFADAVATAQRLGYAEADPTRDLSGQDAEDKLRILAWLAFGVEPASLFVYRRGLDAEVARWATSVARDGDQVKLLASCTLIDGQLVARIEPTRVAGDDAWAQVKGPFNRIVIESASAGSIVFQGPGAGGLATAGAVLSDVLAR; this is encoded by the coding sequence ATGAGCACCGTTCCGCCCTCCCTGCTCTCTCCGCGCGCCACGCGCGCTGCCGTGCGTCCGCCGGTCGCGGCCTCGGCGCGCGTCTCCACGCCGGCGTGGCCCGTCCACGATGCGGTCACCACGCTGCGCGGTATCACCCTCGAAAGCGGGGAGCGCCTCGAGCAGATCTCGGTACACTATCGCCTCGAAGGCACGCTCAATGCGGCGCGCGACAACGTGGTGCTGGTGGTGCACGCCCTCACCGGCACGACTCGCGCGAGCGAGTGGTGGAAGGGCGTGATTGGCGAAGGCGCCGCCATCGACCCCACGAAGCACGCCATCCTGTGCCCGAATCTTCTGGGCGGCTGCGATGGCACCACCGGCCCCAGCAACCACGATCCGGATGCGCTGCCGCCATTCAGCACGCGCGATCAGGCGGCGGTCCTCGCCCAGCTGCTCGACGCGCTGGACATCGACACGCCGCTGCTGATCTGTGGCGGTTCCCTGGGTGGGATGGTCACGCTGGAGTTCGCCGCCAGTTTCCCCGACCGCGTGCGGGGCGCCGTGGCCCTCGCGGCGCCCGCTGCGCAGACCGCGCAGGGGCTCGCGTGGAACGCCATCATGCGCCGCGCCCTGGCGCTGGGCGGCGCGCACGAAGGCCTCGCGCTGGCGCGCATGGTCGGCATGCTGAGCTATCGCACGCCCGAGGGCCTCGAACGCCGCTTCGGGCGCACCAAGGGCGATGCCGGTGGCTTTCGCGTGAACGAGTGGCTGGACATCCATGGCGAAAAGCTCGTCGCGCGTTTCGATGCCACGAGCTATGGCGCCCTCATCGATGCCATGGATACACACGACATCGGCCGTGGGCGCGGTGGCATCTCGGCGGCGCTCGCCCCCGTACGCGATCGCCTCACGGGTGTGGGAATTCCGGGCGACCTGCTCTACCCCGCCGAGTCGGTGCGCGAGTGGACGAATGCGGCGAACGCGGCTTACGCGGACCTGCCGAGCATCCACGGCCATGACGCGTTTCTGCTGGAGACGGAACGGGTGGCCCGCATTCTCGCGTCGGCCGTCGCAGCCGCCGAAGCGCGTCCGGTCCGGCGTCAACGCCCCGCCGTGGCGCTCGCGAACGCAACCGCACATGCGAATGCGACTGCGACCCCCGCGCGCAATGCCGTCATCACGCCTCGCAAGACGCTGCGCATTGCCCTTGCCGGCTGCGGCCACGTGGGCGGTGCGCTGCTGGACCTCCTGCGCGAGCGCGAAGGTTCGGACGTGGACGTGCAGGTGCAACGCGTGCTCGTGCGCGATCCCGCGCGCGAGCGCCCTGCCCTGCGCGCCGCCGTCGAGAGCCACCTCACCTCGGCGACCGCATGCATCACCGACCCCGACGCGCTGCTCGGTGACGATGTGGACCTGCTCGTGGAAGTGATCGGTGGCACGACCACGGCCGCCGGACTCGTGGAAACCGCGCTCCGTCGTGGCATTCGCGTGGTGACCGCCAACAAGGCACTGCTCGGCGAGCGCGGCGCCGAACTCGTCGCGCTGGCGGCGGCGCACCAGACGCGGCTCGACTTTGAGGGCGCGGTATGCGGCGCCATTCCGATCGTGCGGTGTGTCCGCAACGGTGCGGCTGGCGTTGGCATCACCAAGGTCAGTGGCATTCTCAACGGCACGAGCAACTTCGTCCTCGAACAGATCACCGCCGGCGCGTCATTCGCCGATGCCGTCGCCACCGCGCAGCGGCTGGGCTACGCCGAGGCCGATCCGACGCGTGATCTGAGCGGACAGGATGCTGAAGACAAGCTGCGCATTCTGGCGTGGCTGGCGTTCGGGGTGGAGCCGGCCTCGCTCTTCGTGTATCGCCGCGGGCTCGATGCCGAGGTGGCTCGCTGGGCGACGAGCGTGGCGCGCGACGGGGATCAGGTCAAACTGCTCGCGTCGTGCACGCTGATCGATGGGCAACTCGTCGCGCGCATCGAACCCACGCGGGTCGCCGGTGACGACGCGTGGGCGCAGGTGAAGGGGCCCTTCAACCGCATTGTGATCGAGAGTGCGTCGGCCGGCTCGATTGTGTTTCAGGGGCCGGGCGCGGGTGGACTCGCGACCGCGGGAGCGGTGTTGTCGGACGTGTTGGCGCGTTGA
- a CDS encoding insulinase family protein, translating to MTRSQILRSFAIGTMVSAPVALAAQATVQAASTTPPKLAAPKALTLPKAMEHTLPNGLKLVFVEQHEIPVVDAQLVIRTGSEADPKGKEGVATLTADLLDEGAGSRDALGLADQIGYLAIGLGTTAGFEQSQVFLHAARATLDSGMALMADVVLRPTFPEKEFTRLRDQWRTSLLQEQDRGPALADRAFAALLYTEQHPYGRSTRGTTESAQAVALDDAKAFWKAWYRPNNATLVIVGDLSFAEAQALATRAFGSWQQAPLPPRPVYASNKMAPKPTTIYIVDKPKAAQSSFRVGAIGVARSTPDYFPLTVLNTALGGSFTARLNNTLREKKGYTYGASSRFTMRREAGPFVASSEVVSAKTDSAMIEFMNELKAIRKPLPATELAKTKRYLQLGYADRFESTGDIANQIASLIPYGLPLSTLTAFNGGIGNVTAADVQRVANKYLDPDHLTIVIAGDRASIEAGLKATKIAPVEVRDARGRPVITP from the coding sequence TTCCCAGATCCTCCGCTCGTTCGCGATCGGCACGATGGTCAGCGCGCCGGTGGCGCTCGCGGCGCAGGCCACCGTGCAGGCGGCGAGCACGACGCCGCCCAAGCTGGCGGCCCCCAAGGCGCTCACGTTGCCCAAGGCCATGGAGCACACGCTCCCCAACGGGCTCAAGCTGGTGTTCGTGGAGCAGCACGAGATTCCGGTGGTCGATGCGCAGCTCGTGATCCGCACCGGCTCGGAAGCGGACCCCAAGGGCAAGGAAGGCGTGGCCACGCTGACCGCCGACCTGCTCGACGAAGGAGCCGGGTCGCGTGATGCCTTGGGCCTCGCCGACCAGATCGGCTATCTCGCGATTGGCCTCGGGACCACCGCCGGTTTCGAGCAGAGCCAGGTATTCCTCCACGCGGCGCGCGCCACGCTCGACAGCGGCATGGCGCTGATGGCCGACGTGGTCCTGCGGCCCACCTTCCCGGAGAAGGAGTTCACGCGACTCCGCGACCAGTGGCGCACCTCGCTGCTGCAGGAGCAGGATCGCGGTCCGGCGCTCGCCGACCGCGCCTTCGCCGCCCTGCTCTACACCGAGCAGCATCCGTACGGCCGCAGCACGCGCGGCACGACCGAGTCGGCGCAGGCCGTCGCGCTCGACGATGCCAAGGCCTTCTGGAAGGCGTGGTACCGCCCGAACAACGCCACGCTGGTGATTGTGGGCGATCTCTCGTTTGCGGAGGCACAGGCGCTCGCAACGCGCGCCTTCGGCAGCTGGCAGCAGGCGCCGTTGCCGCCCCGCCCGGTGTATGCGTCGAACAAGATGGCTCCCAAGCCCACGACCATCTACATCGTGGACAAGCCCAAGGCCGCGCAGAGCTCGTTCCGCGTGGGGGCGATCGGGGTGGCGCGCAGCACCCCCGACTACTTCCCGCTCACCGTGCTCAACACCGCGCTCGGTGGCTCGTTCACGGCGCGCCTCAACAACACGTTGCGGGAAAAGAAGGGCTATACCTACGGGGCGAGCTCGCGCTTCACCATGCGACGTGAAGCCGGCCCGTTCGTGGCGAGCTCCGAAGTCGTCTCGGCCAAGACCGACTCAGCGATGATCGAGTTCATGAACGAACTCAAGGCCATTCGGAAGCCGCTGCCGGCGACGGAGCTGGCCAAGACCAAGCGGTACCTGCAGCTCGGGTACGCCGATCGGTTCGAGAGCACGGGCGACATTGCCAACCAGATTGCCTCGCTCATTCCGTACGGCCTGCCGCTCAGCACGCTCACGGCGTTCAACGGTGGCATCGGCAACGTCACCGCGGCGGACGTGCAGCGGGTGGCGAACAAGTATCTCGATCCCGATCACCTCACGATCGTCATTGCCGGTGACCGGGCGAGCATCGAAGCGGGTCTCAAGGCCACGAAGATCGCGCCGGTGGAAGTGCGCGATGCCCGTGGGCGTCCGGTGATCACGCCGTGA
- the purK gene encoding 5-(carboxyamino)imidazole ribonucleotide synthase translates to MTAYAARSMGYDIQVLDPEAQCASRPVASRTITAKFSDVEAAIALASECDVVTLEIEQIHPDVLDAVAARVPLRPGRDAVYVIQDRIRQKQWLAREGFPLGAFVAAESADDVADAVRTHGRCIAKSTHGGYDGRGQVRLREPEQAAEAWEALGGRTCLVEKMVDIAFEISVLVARRPGGEVVVYPPSRNHHTNGILTWAVIPAVISDDLTTKAQALARGIAERIGIVGLLAVECFVTTSGELLVNELAPRPHNTYHHSERGVGTSQFEQLVRAICDLPLGDAQVYAPSAIVNVLGDVWVQDGAPQVTAALEVPGSRLHLYGKAGARAGRKMGHLSAVGATSQEALGRVLESYRRLSPGTVNSFDVHEPVLASLTR, encoded by the coding sequence ATGACGGCCTACGCCGCGCGCTCGATGGGCTACGACATTCAGGTACTCGATCCGGAGGCGCAGTGCGCGAGCCGACCGGTCGCCTCGCGCACCATCACCGCCAAGTTCAGCGATGTGGAGGCCGCCATTGCGCTGGCCTCCGAATGCGATGTGGTGACGCTCGAGATCGAGCAGATCCATCCGGACGTGCTCGATGCGGTGGCCGCCCGCGTGCCGCTGCGACCGGGGCGCGATGCCGTCTACGTCATTCAGGACCGCATCCGCCAGAAGCAGTGGCTCGCGCGCGAAGGATTCCCGTTGGGCGCGTTCGTGGCGGCTGAGAGCGCCGACGATGTGGCCGACGCGGTGCGCACGCACGGCCGGTGCATCGCCAAGAGCACGCACGGTGGCTACGACGGCCGCGGCCAGGTGCGGCTGCGTGAGCCGGAGCAGGCCGCCGAGGCCTGGGAGGCGCTGGGCGGGCGCACGTGCCTCGTCGAGAAGATGGTGGACATCGCCTTCGAGATCTCGGTCCTCGTGGCGCGCCGCCCCGGTGGCGAGGTCGTGGTGTATCCGCCGAGTCGCAATCACCACACGAACGGCATCCTCACGTGGGCCGTGATTCCGGCGGTGATCTCCGACGACCTCACGACCAAGGCGCAGGCGCTGGCGCGCGGGATCGCCGAGCGCATTGGCATTGTGGGACTGCTGGCCGTGGAGTGCTTCGTCACGACAAGCGGTGAGCTGCTCGTGAACGAGCTCGCGCCGCGGCCGCACAATACGTATCACCACAGCGAGCGGGGCGTGGGCACGAGCCAGTTCGAGCAGCTGGTGCGCGCGATCTGCGATCTGCCGCTGGGTGACGCGCAGGTGTACGCCCCGTCGGCCATTGTGAACGTGCTGGGCGATGTGTGGGTGCAGGATGGCGCGCCACAGGTCACCGCGGCCCTCGAGGTGCCGGGCTCGCGCCTGCATCTGTATGGCAAGGCCGGGGCGCGCGCCGGTCGCAAGATGGGCCACCTCTCGGCCGTTGGGGCAACGTCGCAGGAAGCCCTTGGCCGCGTGCTGGAGAGCTATCGCCGCCTGTCGCCCGGTACCGTGAACAGCTTTGACGTGCACGAACCCGTGCTCGCCAGTCTCACCCGTTAA
- the purE gene encoding 5-(carboxyamino)imidazole ribonucleotide mutase: protein MGSASDYDTLAPACEILAELEIPYEARVVSAHRTPDWLFEYAEQAHGRGIRAIIAGAGGAAHLPGMLAAKTLVPILGVPVVATALNGLDALLSIVQMPAGVPVATFAVGKPGASNAALYAAQMLAAHDPALHERLTNRRRVKAAEALARPLPAPNAIQP from the coding sequence ATGGGCAGTGCGAGCGACTATGACACGCTGGCGCCGGCGTGCGAAATCCTCGCCGAACTCGAGATCCCGTACGAAGCGCGGGTCGTCTCGGCGCATCGCACGCCGGACTGGCTCTTTGAATACGCCGAGCAGGCGCATGGCCGCGGCATCCGCGCCATCATCGCCGGCGCCGGCGGGGCGGCGCATCTGCCGGGCATGCTCGCCGCCAAGACGCTGGTGCCGATCCTCGGTGTGCCGGTGGTGGCCACCGCGCTGAACGGGCTCGATGCCCTGCTCTCCATCGTGCAGATGCCGGCCGGTGTGCCGGTCGCCACCTTCGCGGTGGGCAAGCCGGGCGCCTCCAATGCGGCGCTCTATGCGGCGCAGATGCTCGCGGCGCACGATCCGGCGCTGCACGAGCGCCTCACCAACCGCCGCCGCGTGAAGGCCGCCGAAGCGCTCGCCCGCCCGCTGCCGGCGCCCAACGCCATTCAGCCGTGA
- a CDS encoding acetate kinase, with protein sequence MNILVLNAGSATLKFQVVVTDSDRIAQDCDEKLVRGQIERIGGESVITLRNADGTVRKRTATLRDLRTAVDWLVGFVTSPEAGTGLTSRGDLHAVGHRVVHGAERFRSSVLIDDAVMHGIEDTIELAPLHNPHNLRGIEAVRAALGTGVPQVAVFDTAFHHTLPEHAFLYAIPYPLYRRHQVRRYGFHGTSHRSIAYRFRKLTGRSREAVNIVTLHLGNGCSACAIKGGESIDTSMGFTPLEGLVMGTRAGDIDAALLDYIAAKEGLSLPQVEALLNNQSGLLGLSGLTNDMRDLLAEAHEHDDRRARLAIEIFCYRARKYIGAYLAAMGGADAVVFAGGVGENSAEIRARICDGLAWAGLELDVGANAALVGGKEGRFSTTGSRLEAWVVPTDEELLIARDTYRVVAGIPLPM encoded by the coding sequence GTGAACATCCTCGTCCTCAACGCCGGTTCGGCGACGCTCAAGTTTCAGGTCGTGGTCACCGACAGCGACCGCATCGCGCAGGACTGCGACGAAAAGCTCGTGCGCGGGCAGATCGAGCGGATTGGCGGGGAGTCGGTCATCACGCTGCGCAACGCCGACGGCACGGTGCGCAAACGCACGGCGACGTTGCGTGACCTGCGGACGGCGGTGGATTGGCTCGTGGGCTTTGTCACCTCGCCGGAGGCGGGGACGGGTCTCACCAGCCGCGGCGACCTGCACGCCGTGGGACATCGCGTGGTGCACGGCGCCGAGCGCTTTCGGTCGAGCGTGCTGATCGACGACGCCGTGATGCACGGCATCGAAGACACCATCGAACTCGCGCCGCTGCACAACCCGCACAACCTGCGCGGCATCGAGGCGGTGCGGGCGGCGCTTGGCACGGGCGTGCCGCAGGTCGCGGTGTTCGACACGGCGTTCCATCACACGCTCCCCGAGCACGCGTTTCTCTACGCCATTCCCTACCCGCTCTACCGCCGGCATCAGGTGCGCCGGTACGGCTTCCACGGCACGTCGCATCGCTCGATTGCCTATCGCTTCCGCAAGCTCACCGGCCGCTCGCGTGAGGCGGTGAACATCGTCACGCTGCACCTCGGCAACGGTTGTTCGGCGTGTGCGATCAAGGGGGGCGAGTCGATCGACACCAGCATGGGCTTCACGCCACTCGAAGGGCTGGTGATGGGCACGCGCGCCGGCGATATCGACGCCGCGCTCCTCGACTATATCGCCGCCAAGGAAGGGCTGAGCCTGCCGCAGGTGGAAGCCCTGCTCAACAACCAGTCGGGGCTGCTTGGGCTCTCCGGGCTCACCAACGACATGCGCGACCTGCTGGCGGAAGCGCACGAGCACGACGATCGGCGCGCCCGCCTCGCGATCGAGATCTTCTGCTACCGCGCGCGGAAATACATCGGGGCGTACCTGGCCGCGATGGGCGGCGCCGATGCGGTGGTCTTTGCCGGCGGCGTGGGCGAGAACTCGGCGGAGATCCGGGCGCGGATCTGCGACGGGCTTGCGTGGGCCGGGCTTGAGCTGGATGTTGGCGCCAATGCCGCGTTGGTCGGTGGCAAGGAGGGGCGCTTCTCCACGACGGGCTCGCGGCTCGAGGCGTGGGTGGTGCCCACCGACGAGGAATTGCTGATTGCCCGGGACACGTACCGCGTGGTGGCGGGGATTCCGCTGCCGATGTGA